The following are from one region of the Elusimicrobiota bacterium genome:
- a CDS encoding MarR family transcriptional regulator, with product MGPRYRGTKTEVRALVAFVALQRAAESVMSATQEEIVRAGLTQSQFGVLEALLHLGPLCAKDLARKILRTKGNLTLVIENLEKGGLVVRTARDEDRRYLTVALTRKGRRLVAGMFPRHAGTIVKAFKILTAEEQEELRRLCRKLGKAQG from the coding sequence ATGGGACCGCGCTACCGGGGTACGAAGACGGAAGTCCGCGCGCTCGTCGCGTTCGTGGCGCTGCAGCGCGCGGCGGAGTCCGTGATGAGCGCCACCCAAGAGGAGATCGTCCGCGCGGGGCTGACGCAGAGCCAGTTCGGGGTGCTCGAGGCGCTGCTGCACCTGGGGCCGCTGTGCGCGAAGGACCTCGCGAGGAAGATCCTGCGCACGAAGGGCAACCTGACGCTCGTCATCGAGAATCTGGAGAAGGGGGGCCTCGTCGTCCGGACGGCGCGCGACGAGGACCGGCGCTATCTCACGGTGGCGCTGACGAGGAAGGGCCGCCGCCTGGTCGCCGGGATGTTCCCGCGCCACGCGGGGACGATCGTGAAGGCGTTCAAGATACTGACGGCGGAGGAGCAGGAGGAGCTGCGGCGGCTGTGCCGCAAACTCGGCAAGGCGCAGGGCTAA
- a CDS encoding pirin family protein, whose translation MNTKEGYIEVRKAGDRFHTKISWLDGSHSFSFGSHYDPTNTHHGLLLVNNEDYIEPMKGFSTHPHQDMEIVTWMLEGEVEHKDSMGNAGIIYPGLAQRMSAGTGIYHSEMNSRGETRAHLVQMWVPPDTDRITPGYEQLDITSELAKGGLVALASGNKDLAAIRIKQKDATLWVGRLAPGKTVKVPEASHVHLFVAKGSGTLAGAGDLSQGDAARLVRAGSPVWTAGPKGSEILIWQTQVG comes from the coding sequence ATGAACACCAAGGAAGGCTACATCGAGGTCCGGAAGGCGGGAGACCGTTTCCACACGAAGATCTCCTGGCTCGACGGCAGTCACAGCTTCAGCTTCGGGTCGCACTACGACCCGACGAACACGCATCACGGCCTGCTCCTCGTCAACAACGAGGACTACATCGAGCCGATGAAGGGCTTCTCCACGCACCCGCACCAGGACATGGAGATCGTGACCTGGATGCTCGAGGGCGAGGTCGAGCACAAGGATTCGATGGGCAACGCCGGGATCATCTATCCCGGCCTGGCCCAGCGCATGAGCGCCGGCACGGGCATCTACCACTCGGAGATGAACTCCCGCGGCGAGACGCGCGCGCATCTCGTGCAGATGTGGGTGCCGCCGGACACGGACCGCATCACGCCCGGCTACGAGCAGCTCGACATCACCTCGGAGCTCGCCAAGGGCGGGCTCGTCGCGCTCGCCTCGGGGAATAAGGACCTCGCCGCCATCCGCATCAAGCAGAAGGACGCGACCTTGTGGGTCGGCCGTCTGGCTCCGGGCAAGACGGTCAAGGTCCCCGAGGCCTCCCACGTCCACCTGTTCGTCGCCAAGGGCTCCGGCACGCTCGCCGGCGCCGGCGACCTGTCCCAAGGCGACGCCGCCCGCCTCGTCCGCGCCGGCTCCCCCGTCTGGACCGCGGGCCCCAAGGGCTCCGAGATCCTCATCTGGCAGACCCAGGTCGGCTGA